The Panicum hallii strain FIL2 chromosome 9, PHallii_v3.1, whole genome shotgun sequence genome has a window encoding:
- the LOC112875560 gene encoding uncharacterized protein LOC112875560 isoform X2 yields the protein MLAGVRRVGADRHDQRQHGGEGRRAQHQPAGLRGHRPHQGARRAGLLRRRLLRGHSRLRRQGQRRAGRRERVPGPGGAAGRRRVARVGHEREPAAADGQRCAADADLRHQGPDAEGHGRPLRRAHHRVLALQLLQQPAVAVGHHGGAGPDHGPGLRGAAGAAVPAGRGPAGAHGLRLPQRLRRGLLQGRHGQPRPALLGPGAAQRQEHRRAGRHLRQRRGHVPERLRRRHGEDGLRRRAHRQQRQDQGQLQGRLTGRFGP from the exons ATGCTCGCAGGGGTGCGACGCGTCGGTGCTGATCGACACGACCAGCGGCAACACGGCGGAGAAGGACGCCGGGCCCAACACCAGCCTGCGGGGCTTCGAGGTCATCGACCGCATCAAGGCGCGCGTCGAGCAGGCCTGCTCCGGCGTCGTCTCCTGCGCGGACATTCTCGCCTTCGCCGCCAGGGACAGCGTCGCGCTG GCCGGCGGGAACGCGTACCAGGtcccggcggggcggcgggacgGCGCCGTGTCGCGCGCGTCGGACACGAACGGGAACCTGCCGCCGCCGACGGCCAACGTTGCGCAGCTGACGCAGATCTTCGGCACCAAGGGCCTGACGCAGAGGGACATGGTCGTCCTCTCCGGCGCGCACACCATCGGGTCCTCGCACTGCAGCTCCTTCAGCAGCCGGCTGTCGCGGTCGGGCACCACGGCGGGGCAGGACCCGACCATGGACCCGGCCTACGTGGCGCAGCTGGCGCGGCAGTGCCCGCAGGGCGGGGACCCGCTGGTGCCCATGGACTACGTCTCCCCCAACGACTTCGACGAGGGCTTCTACAAGGGCGTCATGGCCAACCGCGGCCTGCTCTCCTCGGACCAGGCGCTGCTCAGCGACAGGAACACCGCCGTGCAGGTCGTCACCTACGCCAACGACGCGGCCACGTTCCAGAGCGACTTCGCCGCCGCCATGGTGAAGATGGGCTCCGTCGGCGTGCTCACCGGCAGCAGCGGCAAGATCAGGGCCAACTGCAGGGTCGCCTGACCGGTCGTTTTGGGCCATGA
- the LOC112875560 gene encoding peroxidase 5-like isoform X1, translated as MAVQRVALLYLQVAAVAVLLTATGLRAQLRVGFYDSSCPAAEIIVQQEVSKAVGANPGLAAGLLRLHFHDCFVRGCDASVLIDTTSGNTAEKDAGPNTSLRGFEVIDRIKARVEQACSGVVSCADILAFAARDSVALAGGNAYQVPAGRRDGAVSRASDTNGNLPPPTANVAQLTQIFGTKGLTQRDMVVLSGAHTIGSSHCSSFSSRLSRSGTTAGQDPTMDPAYVAQLARQCPQGGDPLVPMDYVSPNDFDEGFYKGVMANRGLLSSDQALLSDRNTAVQVVTYANDAATFQSDFAAAMVKMGSVGVLTGSSGKIRANCRVA; from the exons ATGGCGGTGCAGAGGGTGGCGCTGTTGTACTtgcaggtggcggcggtggcggtgctgCTGACGGCGACGGGGCTCCGCGCGCAGCTGCGGGTGGGCTTCTACGACAGCTCGTGCCCGGCGGCGGAGATCATCGTGCAGCAGGAGGTGAGCAAGGCGGTGGGCGCCAACCcgggcctcgccgccggcctgctCCGCCTTCACTTCCACGATTGCTTCGTCAGG GGGTGCGACGCGTCGGTGCTGATCGACACGACCAGCGGCAACACGGCGGAGAAGGACGCCGGGCCCAACACCAGCCTGCGGGGCTTCGAGGTCATCGACCGCATCAAGGCGCGCGTCGAGCAGGCCTGCTCCGGCGTCGTCTCCTGCGCGGACATTCTCGCCTTCGCCGCCAGGGACAGCGTCGCGCTG GCCGGCGGGAACGCGTACCAGGtcccggcggggcggcgggacgGCGCCGTGTCGCGCGCGTCGGACACGAACGGGAACCTGCCGCCGCCGACGGCCAACGTTGCGCAGCTGACGCAGATCTTCGGCACCAAGGGCCTGACGCAGAGGGACATGGTCGTCCTCTCCGGCGCGCACACCATCGGGTCCTCGCACTGCAGCTCCTTCAGCAGCCGGCTGTCGCGGTCGGGCACCACGGCGGGGCAGGACCCGACCATGGACCCGGCCTACGTGGCGCAGCTGGCGCGGCAGTGCCCGCAGGGCGGGGACCCGCTGGTGCCCATGGACTACGTCTCCCCCAACGACTTCGACGAGGGCTTCTACAAGGGCGTCATGGCCAACCGCGGCCTGCTCTCCTCGGACCAGGCGCTGCTCAGCGACAGGAACACCGCCGTGCAGGTCGTCACCTACGCCAACGACGCGGCCACGTTCCAGAGCGACTTCGCCGCCGCCATGGTGAAGATGGGCTCCGTCGGCGTGCTCACCGGCAGCAGCGGCAAGATCAGGGCCAACTGCAGGGTCGCCTGA
- the LOC112873187 gene encoding uncharacterized protein LOC112873187, whose protein sequence is MPSNAGREVSELWAGARALAQYFAALEGGFRLSMRKPSKHSLPVLSRTFSRNGKLLPQCQATSSPRARRRESTRIGPATGVSIALAAIATLCLFPVRHSLELTLSLAPFPRTSCDSASRRVVPPDCHLAKFRATQRWRCCTAVLSASALPPLRGLGLLGAYSRVLCIAAGAGHAVHAFRSTGVREVAGVDLVEFPPLVRCGDPHHLLFSAGAFDLLFSDDPRAISGALFPICLAAEAERVVCRGGGRPARRSGSSETGAGFAAPQVVPFLGFFYCKE, encoded by the exons ATGCCGAGCAATGCGGGGCGGGAGGTCTCCGAATTGTGGGCGGGCGCCCGCGCACTGGCCCAATATTTCGCGGCATTGGAGGGAGGTTTCCGGCTGTCAATGCGGAAGCCGTCCAAACAC TCGCTTCCCGTGCTTTCCCGAACGTTCTCAAGAAATGGCAAGCTTCTCCCCCAGTGCCAGGCCACATCCTCcccacgcgcgcggcggcgcgaaTCCACGCGAATCGGGCCAGCGACGGGCGTTTCCATCGCGCTGGCTGCCATTGCCACGCTCTGCCTCTTTCCGGTGCGGCACTCCCTGGAGCTCACCCTCTCGCTCGCCCCCTTCCCACGCACCTCCTGCGATTCCGCCTCCCGCCGCGTGGTCCCGCCAGACTGCCACCTCGCGAAGTTCCGCGCGACTCAGCGATGGAGATGCTGCACCGCGGTCCTGTCCGCGTCAGCCTTGCCCCCGCTCCGTGGTCTGGGCCTCCTCGGTGCCTACTCCCGCGTCCTCTGCATCGCCGCTGGCGCCGGCCACGCTGTCCACGCGTTCCGCTCCACGGGCGTGCGGGAAGTCGCTGGGGTGGACCTCGTCGAGTTCCCCCCTCTCGTTCGCTGCGGGGACCCGCACCACCTGCTCTTCTCGGCCGGCGCCTTCGACCTCCTCTTCTCCGACGACCCCAGGGCGATCTCTGGCGCGCTCTTCCCGATCTGCCTCGCGGCCGAGGCCGAACGTGTCGTctgtcgcggcggcggcaggccggcgcGGAGGTCGGGGTCGTCGGAGACGGGGGC TGGATTCGCCGCGCCGCAAGTGGTGCCATTTCTTGGTTTCTTCTACTGCAAAGAGTAG